One Salvia splendens isolate huo1 unplaced genomic scaffold, SspV2 ctg383, whole genome shotgun sequence genomic region harbors:
- the LOC121789999 gene encoding DUF724 domain-containing protein 6-like gives MGEEEAEHPQNSPLSAGHHFPVGSAVEVLENDAGVRFVGTVVPLPRNIDPENQGKLHVRYKALLARKGHSDRLHEFVHVSSVRPMPPPPHKAGKRFEVNDVVEAYYKDGWWEGVVTAVVDGGERLVVTFEDPPDELEFAPSRLRPLWDWADGVWTWAQRKGENVNLAFNVGEKVEVSIERDGGDCDFRGAWFPAVIVRDLGNGAYSVELKDKNGGSVEEEVEFARIRPFPPILGDGKFGVFEKVDAFFDFGWWSGLIMKKVKMNEYSVFFEHSDSTKKMDRPELRPHLEWKDGKWLIEGVSEAATPKSSKSRRKSTFSDSRVSLKKHKPQIEHANEGTERVDEDGDDVEYDRERRSKRIQDVQIPSMLPLIDDDDSRAPSSAQKLPFVKHNAIWKSIESMEVLRRMPQRPHFEPLIALKENQREGLAIGCMVTFTNVVEASCRLKFSDPKSVAEDLREMLLELETYGFQVGAVRERLMKLLKAKEEEERLVSRAKGIMEQIEVRSGRRGEIERDMRVISEHLGRLQEQLKLAEVEMEKEVEEIGRLQAGLEEDRQQVESLRADFEGVTASVCNGD, from the coding sequence atgGGAGAAGAGGAAGCGGAACATCCCCAAAACTCACCACTCAGCGCCGGCCACCATTTCCCGGTGGGTTCCGCAGTTGAAGTACTGGAAAACGACGCAGGCGTACGTTTCGTCGGCACCGTGGTCCCTCTTCCCAGAAATATCGACCCCGAAAATCAGGGAAAGCTTCACGTGAGGTACAAAGCTCTCCTGGCGCGCAAAGGCCACTCGGACCGCCTGCACGAGTTCGTCCACGTCTCTTCCGTGCGGCCGATGCCCCCGCCGCCGCACAAGGCGGGCAAGCGCTTCGAGGTGAACGACGTCGTCGAAGCGTACTACAAAGACGGCTGGTGGGAGGGCGTCGTCACCGCCGTGGTGGACGGCGGGGAGAGGCTCGTGGTGACGTTTGAAGACCCTCCCGACGAGCTCGAGTTTGCGCCGTCGAGGCTGCGGCCGCTCTGGGATTGGGCCGATGGGGTTTGGACCTGGGCTCAGAGAAAGGGGGAAAATGTAAATTTGGCCTTTAATGTGGGAGAGAAGGTGGAGGTTTCGATTGAGAGAGATGGCGGTGACTGTGATTTTAGGGGCGCTTGGTTTCCGGCAGTGATTGTGAGGGATTTGGGGAATGGGGCTTATTCGGTGGAATTGAAGGATAAAAATGGCGGGAGTGTTGAAGAAGAGGTTGAATTTGCTCGTATTAGGCCTTTCCCTCCGATTCTAGGCGATGggaaatttggggtttttgagaaaGTGGATGCGTTCTTCGATTTTGGGTGGTGGAGTGGATTGATTATGAAGAAGGTTAAGATGAATGAGTACAGTGTGTTTTTTGAGCACAGTGATTCTACTAAGAAAATGGATCGGCCAGAATTGAGGCCGCATTTGGAATGGAAGGATGGGAAATGGCTCATTGAAGGCGTCTCCGAGGCGGCGACGCCAAAGTCGTCGAAAAGTAGAAGAAAATCGACATTTTCTGATTCTAGGGTTTCTCTGAAAAAGCACAAGCCCCAAATTGAGCATGCAAATGAAGGAACAGAGCGCGTTGATGAAGACGGAGATGATGTTGAATATGATCGAGAGCGGCGCTCGAAACGGATACAGGATGTACAGATTCCATCCATGTTGCCATtgattgatgatgatgattctaGGGCACCAAGTTCTGCGCAGAAACTGCCGTTTGTGAAGCATAACGCTATTTGGAAATCCATAGAGTCGATGGAGGTGCTGCGGAGGATGCCTCAGAGGCCGCATTTTGAGCCGCTGATTGCCTTAAAGGAGAACCAGCGGGAGGGGCTGGCGATAGGGTGTATGGTGACGTTCACGAACGTGGTGGAGGCGAGTTGCAGGTTGAAGTTCAGTGACCCGAAGAGTGTGGCGGAGGACCTCCGGGAGATGCTGTTGGAGTTGGAGACGTATGGTTTCCAAGTTGGGGCGGTGAGGGAGCGGTTGATGAAGTTGTTGAAGgcgaaggaggaggaggagaggctCGTGAGTCGGGCTAAGGGGATAATGGAGCAGATTGAGGTGCGGAGTGGGAGGAGGGGGGAGATTGAGAGGGATATGCGGGTGATAAGCGAGCATTTGGGGAGGCTGCAGGAGCAGCTTAAGCTGGCAGAggtggagatggagaaggaggtgGAGGAGATTGGGCGATTGCAGGCCGGATTGGAGGAGGATCGGCAGCAGGTGGAGAGTTTGAGGGCTGATTTTGAAGGTGTGACTGCCTCTGTTTGCAATGGGGATTGA